In Halotia branconii CENA392, the genomic stretch CTTGCTAAAATACGCGGATCATTCACCGTATAATTAACAAAAGCATAAACATTCCTCACTATTTGTAAATTTAACGAAGCTTCAATTCCCGTAGTTTCTACTAACCCGATATTTTCCCAAGTTCCCGTATTTCCATTGACAGGCGGGATGAGTCTTGTAAAGGCAATTGTATCAGAAACACGGTTTCTAAAAAATGTCAGCCTCAACAAACCAATATTCCCTAACTTTTGGTCAATCCCCACATCAAAACTATCTCCTTGTTCTGGCTTGAGGTCAGGATTACCAATATTAGTAGGATTAGTATTAAATAAATTGGCGATCGTCGGCGCACGGAAGTTTCTGATATAGTTGGCGCGGAGTGTAGTTGCATCTGAAAGTGCGAATTTTGCTCCTACAGATGGTGAAGTAAACGAACCATTGACCAAACTACTAAAATCTTGCCGCACTCCCAAATTCATACTGAAATTCGGAGAAAAGTTAATTTCATATCTCCCAAAAATTGCCCCTTGTCCTATAGCATCATCATAATTTTCTCTTGTGATGTTTGTCCCATAATTAAATGTGGTGTTGCGTACATTGGTATTACGATAATCAAAGCCATAAACTAAAGTCTGATTCTTCGCAATATTCCAATTATGGGTAACTTGAATACCATAGGAATCCTGTTTGGTATCAAAGCGGTTTTGAGAGGTAATTGCACCGCTACGATTATCAAAACGAGTATTGAGAAAGTCAGCATAAACTCTTGCTGTTAATAGAGAATCATCACTGCTTCCTAATTTGGAGTTCCAGGTTAAATCGGTGAGAACTTGGTCTGTGTATTTGCGATTATTCTCAGTCAGAGAGTTAAAAAATCCCTGTCCAAATTGAGGTACAGGAATGGGTACGCCTCCCGGTACTCCCTGTTCTTTACCTAAATATAAGGTGGAGAAGGTTAAGGTGTTACGTTTTCCTAAATTTGCTTCTAATTTGACGTTAAAGTTATTAAAGAGTGCGTCATTATTCGTTCTTGTCCCCTCAAAGTTAGCTTCAGGAATACGAAAGCGATAATTATTTTGTGCTTGAGTCCGGTTGTAACCAACTACCCAAGAAATATCACCAGACTTTCCACCATTTTGAATGCTTTGTTGATTCAGTCCATAGGAACCGAAATTAACTTTGGTTTCTGTGGTAATTTGCTCTGTAGGACGACGGGTAACAATATTAATTACCCCACCTATTGCATCTGAACCATAAAGAGTTGAACCACCCCCAGGTAATACTTCGACTCTTTCAATATTATTAGTGGTAAATTCTGATAAATCGAAACCACCACCATCTAAATTATTAATTGGTCTACCATCCAATAAGATTAAGACTTGACCAGTATTAGAACCGCGAATAAATTGACCGCTTAAAGCGTTGACTTCTGTCCCAACTGTACCGTCACCTAAAATACCTGGAAGAAATCGCAGTGCTTCTTTGACTGTTCTTGCGCCTTGCGCTTCCATTTCTTCGCCAGTAATCACATACACCGGACGGGTGGAATCTTTGACTGTTCCCTCGCGGCGAAAAGGGGAAAACACAGGTTCATTTAACAGTTTGTCAATGACTGTCAGTTCAATGTCGGGTTCGGTTTCTGTTGTATTTTGAGATATTACTTCTGCAACTGGTTGTAAGTCTTTGGCGGAACCTTCCTCTTGTGGAAACTCGGATATTTGTAAAACTTCTGTGGCTATAATGCTGGAACTGTTCCACAGCATCCCTGCGGTGATAGTCAAACTAGAAACGATAAGTTGAGTTTCCCATCTGGCAATAAACTGAGTACGCATTGGTAATTTAAGCCACCTGTATAACTAAAAACTGATTGTCAGCAAAGATTTGAGCTTTTTTGGTAAAAAACTCTCAGCCAGTAGGAAACCTACAATTTTTGATAATGATTATTATTATCATGTAAATGGTGTAACTTACAAGCTTGTTTCAAAGGTTCGTAATTAGGCCTTTAGTCCTAACTACGAACTTGATGTACTACTGGTAATTAATTAACAGCAATCCACGGTTAATTTTGCCCACTTATTTAGGGGTGGGATTTTTGCTAAAATTCCTGTTTTTAAACGTTCTGGACGTTCTGACCAAGGTAGTAAACCATCAGGGTTGACGTAGTATTGAGTTGCACATTGCAGTATTGCAGATGGACTATCATCAACTGCTAAATTGCCGAAAAGATAGGTTAATTTCTCTTCTCCTGTAAAGGCGATAGCTGCGCCAACGCCTTCGGCGAACGCACAAGCATGGTTGCAAGCACTCATACATTCAACTCCTTGAATGGAGAATTTATGTTGCAATTCCCAAGTTTGTGCAAGTGCTTGGAGTTGTTGCAATAGCTGCCGTCCACCACTTTCATCAACTCGCTTGCCATTTTGCCACACACTGGCGCAGGTCGTGCAGACAAATAAAGTATGTTGTTTTTTGTTCATTAATTTTCAGACGTTGCCGATTGAAATGATGAGTTAGCCTCACGCATCCTGCAAGCAAGAGAATTCTGCCTTACGGGAAGTGTAGGCGCAAAGCTAGCTATGATTTGGGGATAACGTAAATATGCGAAGGTGGGAGTAAGATCCGAATGGATTTTCAGGCTTGTATCTATAACCTTCTGCGTGAGTATTGATATGTCTAGGAAAATGTCTACAATCTCAGAGAAATTTGTAGTGCGTGGCGTATGTCTGACGCGATGAGACAGTAATCCTGATTAATAGAGAGAATAGTGATTGCGTTATTCATCTGTACCTCGCAGATGGGAGTTTGTGGTACTTTCGGCGGGCATTCTGACTTAGAGACACGTTAACTTTGTCTCATTACAGCTGCGGGACAATGCCGGATTTACACCGAACTTTCCCCTTTACATCTGATGGCTGCTCCCCATCAGAACCGACAGTTGTAGGTAACATTACCATAGTTGTTATCTATATGTAAATTCAGTCGATAATAATTTAGATTTTCCTTACTGAATTTTAATTATACTTTTGCTACTGCTAACATCCATAAAAGAAATCCCCTAGCTATCAGTACAGGAGAGGAAGTTTTTTATACATTATATATTTTTGTTAAGTACCTTACGCCTCTAAGAGGTAGTTTAACGCTTTAACTTTGCTATTAAAGCTCCATACATGGCAACTGGCAAAAGCGGTAAAACCAGAAAACTTGTTTTTGTTTTTGGATGAGTTTCATTGTGTTTTTGTTCTTGTTAAAAGGGTATGCTGAGGTTGAAATTCTGCCCATTCTTTGCATACAGTTTGATAACATTGCGAGGGTGTAATTGGTAAATTAGTTAAATATAAAAAAGCAGCTTGATTCCCGTATTCCAACAAAAACACAACATCTTTTTGAGGATTATATTTATCTACAGCTTCGAGAATATGTGCATTCATGAAGTGTTTTTGCAGCAGTACGGTATCGGGTGCTGCTAACCAAGCATTTAAGAAAGCTGCAAGATTTTTACGCGGGATAAAATGGTCTTTAAATGTTTCACCAGCAATACTTAAATGCGGAGAATTAGTGCTGCAAATTACCACACCACGTTCTCCTCCTAAATAACCAACCCAAGCGTTGTAACCAATTGCTAATATATTGGTGGCGATAAAAGCTTGTTGCCAATCTTGGGTGTTTATTTCTGTGGTCATTTTCAATTAAACTCCTTTAGATAACTGCCAAAGTTGAACGGAATAACACAGATGGTTTTCAAAAATAGTGCGTGCTGCTAACCCCTCAGCAATTGGCTTTTCCAACCAACGCTTAAATGCCCAACGACCGAGTGTGTATAATGGTGGGACGGCGATCGCCACCAAATCTGCAATATATTTGATGGTAGTTAGCCCAAAAGTACCGAATTTTTCAACACACAAATCAATTGTTGGTGCAATATGGGTGGAGATGTCCTCAGTCTTGATTAACTCGAACCCAGCTTTTAGTAAAGCCGCTTGGAGTTCACCAGCGACATGACAATTGGAAAAGATACCCTTTTGGTATTCAGCATGAGAACGCATCATATCTGCAAGCAGCAGGTAGCCACCGCTATGTAGTAAACGAGCCGCACCTTCGGCTAAATCGTCAACAGCAATATATTGACTGCTTTCACTCAACAGAACTAAATCGTAGGAGTTTGAGGTGTGAAAATCTTCAAATCTCGTTAAATAGAAAGCTACTTGAAAGTTGGTATTCTTGATAAACTTTTCTTGCTGGAGTGTGTCAGGTGCTAATCCCTCAACAATGAAACCGCGATCGCGTAAATACACTGCATTCCCACCAATCCCGCAGCCGACATCCAGCACAGTTTTTATACCCTCTGGAATAAAACTAAAAAGCTTGGCTGCATAAGCTTCCTGCGCCGCACGCAGACGAGTTAGAGTCAATTCCTCACCCACAGTAGGTAGTGGCTCCCAATACCCGTAATGGAGATAGGAGGAATTTGTAAGTCCCATGTAATAATCTATCGCCGCATTTTGGTAGCGAGTCGATTTGGGAATATTGATTAGTTTTGGTTTTTGCATTTATAAAATGGTAGAAACAGTGACCGAAGCCCCGTTGGGGTGGGAGTAGGGAGTAGGGAAAGAGATAGCCCAAATATTGGAGTGGATCTTTGATTAACTAACGTATTACTATTAGCAAATTGCCACATAATAATTTTATTAAAAACTTAAAGCCACAAATAAAAACTGAGATTATTAATTACGAATTACGAATTACGTTTCACAATAACTAAATTGCCTTCTATTTTTGTCTCGTAATTTGATAGTGGTTTTGTAGCTGGCCCCATTTGCACATTACCATTGGCAGCAAATTCAGAAGCATGACAAGGGCATAAAAATATCTTTTCTTCTGCAAGCCACTCTAATGTGCAACCCATGTGAGTGCAGGTAGGGTTCACAGCCACTAGATTTTTGCTTTTAGAAGTACCAATTACCAATACTGAACCAACAGATGAGTTTTCATTTAATAGCTGACCAGTTTTATCCAATTCGGCAACTGTTCCTACTGGTTGCCAATCTCCAGATGTTGATGATATTGCTGTAGTTTCTGGAGCATAAGCCACAACTTTTTCAGGTAGGCTACTTGCCAAATAACCTAAACCAAAGCAAGTAATAAAGTCACGACGTTTCATATTATTTAAGTTTTATAGAAACAATTTATTGCACTCTGAAACTTCTAAACACAAAACTGTAAAACAGTGAGGGAAGAGAGAAAAACTCTTCCCCTATCCCCTACTTTTGGAAAGATAAAAAACCAAGGAAATTAAATTCTACGGGAGGCTATTCCGCAGACGGCGTAAACAATTTATCGATGCAGCACAATCACAACCAAACATAGCTACAGCAGCATCACTTTCTGCATCCGTAACCCCAAGCAGAGCCTTTTCACTGTCATCCGATGTAACATCAATTTCTGCTACGCCTTTTTGCAAATGAGATAATTCTTCAGCATGAGCGCAGAAAAACTTACCGAGTTTCGGATGTCTTACACAAGCTTTTTGGTCTGATGCTGATACTGGTGTAGTAGCAGCATCAGGACGGTCTACTGGTTGCGGATTTACTGGTTCACCAGCTGTGGTCACTTTACTGGTCATTACCAATGATGCTAGGGACATCAAAGCTGCGGATTTGGTAGTTAAAGTTATTAAAACTTTCTTCATACAATTGTCCTAGAAGTAGGTTGACAATTAAGGTTAATGTTCTCTCAGCTTGGTAGGGGAATGATGTTTTCTAAAAACCTAGATCCTCGAAGCAATTCACCCATAATATACACCAGAAAATAAATTGCTATCTAAGATTCACATATTCTTGAAAAAGTAGTTGTAAAAAATCCAAGTAAAATCTTTTATTTTTCACTTTGTATCTCTTACATTGATTTATTTCCCAAACAGGAAGTTTTCCTGTTTTATATACTTAATAGCTACTTGGTAGAGAGATAGCAATCGATTATACTCCAACTTTCACGCATCGCAACTATATATGTTGATATCCTGTATATCTTCTATGGCGTTAAACTTGGTTTAAATTCTGACCAACGCTTGCGAACTTGTTCGTAGCAATCGGGTGGAGTAATTTTTAGTTGGTGTAAAAAATTCACCTCAAATTGAGGATCTGCCTTTAGCACCAAAAGAATATCTTGATGGGGATTGTATGTTGCAACTGCTGGGGAAATTGATGAAATCATGGATGAGCAGATTGATTGCGATATAAATCCGCAATCCTGAAACGAACGCAAGTAAAACCCAATCAGATCGGAGGGGAGAAATTGCAGGGTGAAGGGAACTGTATCAAGACTTGTATTTGTAGGGTGAGTAACTTTAGTATCCACATCACAAATGACAACTCCTCGCCCAAATGACTGAAATCCCTTCCATCCGGTGTAACCGATTACCAGTAGATTATTATGAATAAAGTTGTTTTGCCAGTAGCCGAAATTTCCTTGCCAAACACTATTGGATGGTCGCACTTACTTCCTCCCCCAACACCAATGATTCAATGCGAACCTGATTGAGTTCCTGTCCAATGAATACTAATCTTGTTTGACGGAGTTCGTCGGGTTTCCAAAGACGATCGTAAAAGTAGTCAAATCGATTACCAACACCCTGTAATACCAGACGCATGGCTTTGTTTGGAACTACTACAAATCCCTTAATTCGATAAATTTCTTGCTGCTGCACCAATGTTTGCAAGCGTTTTACTAGGACAGTTGGCTCAAATGCTTGGTCTAGCAGTAGTTGTACTGCATTAATTCCTTCATCATGTTCGTGGTCTTCTTCAGTATCGTGATGACTAGGACGACTATCTAAGTTGTCTTCTACCGCAGCGTTGAAACCGAGTAACAAATCGCCACTGATTTTACCATCCTGGCAAGGAATGATTTTTACACCAGGGGATAAGTTCTGCTTTAACCAATCCTGTACTCTAACCTGCGTTTCTTCATCAACGCGATCGCTCTTAGTCAGCAATACTAGATCAGCACAAGCCAGTTGATCTTCAAACAGTTCCTCAATGGGTGTTTCGTGTTCTAGACTAGAGTCGGCTTGTCTCTGTGCTAAAACGGCTGCTAAATCACCTACATATTGATTAGTTGCCAAAGCTTCACAGTCAACCACAGTAATTACGCTGTCTACGGTAGCGCCTGTGCGAATCTCCGGCCAACGAAATGCTTGCACCAATGGTTTTGGTAGTGCTAGTCCAGAGGTTTCAATCAACATACAATCAAGGCTCGCGCGTCGCTTCAACAATTCTTGCATCGCTGGGAGGAATTCTTCTTGCACCGTACAGCACAGACAACCGTTGGTGAGTTCAACAATATTACTGTTGGAGTCTTCTTCATCGTCACATACTTGGCAATCACGTAAAAGTTCGCCATCAATTCCGATTTCTCCAAATTCATTCACCAAAACAGCAATGCGTCGTCCTTCATTGTTTTGGAGTAAATGGCGAATTAACGTCGTTTTGCCTGCGCCGAGAAATCCTGTAATTACTGTGACGGGAATTTTTTGCATATAAAGTGTGTCGTTTGTTGATTAATTTTGCGATGTGCAGAAAGAAGTTTTAATCGCAGATATCACGCAGTCAGTTGGTGTTAAAATCCAAATATTTATCACTAGCTGCGATCGCTACCTAACCAAGCTTGAGGGATTTTGGTTGGCAAAGTTTCTGTCCATCAATTCTGTGTGTGAGTTTGCCCGCACAGCCCGGAACATTCCAAATCGACATAGCCCTGCACCAAACGCCAAACGCATCAGTAAAAGCGTTGGCACTTCGCGCACAGACTTGACAAAACCAGACAGCCCAAAACGCACTAATCCCTGTGGTCGAGCTATCCCTTGCCAAATCGAATCGAACCAAGAAGGAAGGGTTTCTTGAGTCCAGTCTGCCGTAATTACCTCCCCCTCAACTAATTCTGTCTCCGCCAAAAGCTCAGAAAAGCCTTCAATACTGGAAAAAGCTGGATGAGACCACTGTTCGAGCAGTTGCCGCATTACTGGTTTCTCCCAAAAATTTAGGGGTTTTTGGCGGTCATCTCTCTGATTCCAGTCAGCTACAACCAAGACCCCACCAGGCTTTAGCACCCGCATTAGTTCTCTAGCAAAAACGGTTTTATCTGGCATGTGGGGGCCTGCTTCGATTGACCAGACTACATCAAAACTGGCATCTGGAAACGACAATGCCATCGCATCATCGACCGCAAACTGGGCATTTAGCCCAAGGGGTGTTAACTCCTGGGCGCGGTTAACCTGAATAGGACTAATGGTAATCCCTGTGACAGCAAATCCATAATCTCGCGCTAAAATCCGGCTGCTACCCCCGATCCCACAGCCAACATCTAAGACGGTAGTACCAGGAGGTAATTTTTCTAAACCTCCCCATTTAACCATTTCATGCACAAAATCAGATTTAGCAGTCAAAAAATCCTTTCGTCGTGGCGGCGAACCGTAATGACCGAGGTGAATGTGTTCCCCCCAATAAAACTCTAGGATGCCGTCAAGCGTCCATTGGTCGTAGGAATTGGCGACTGTGGCTGAGGATTCATACTTGCGGGCAGTTAGGAAATAAGCCGCAATTCCAATCACCAAAATCAGAAGAAAACCAATTACAGAATCAATACCTTCGCCAAAAAAAGAGTATGAAGAGAGAGGGCGCTTTGTAGTAGAGTTGTTGTCTTCCCAAACGACAACTCAAAAGCTACAATTCGCCCATGTTGGACATCCTATCACTGTTACAATGCCTGCTACCGCAGATCAACGCTACGACGATGCGCCGAATGAACCAGATCATCATGGCCATGTTAGCAATGAGCGGCCGAGCCACCATGTTGGGAATTTCTCGTTGGACAGACATTGGTGGTAGTTATCGGACAATGTTGAGATTTTTTCATACAGTAATACCTTGGGCAACATTGTTTTGGCTGTTTTTTCGTAAACATTTATGGCGAAAGGATGAAGTATATTTGCTTGCCGGAGATGAAGTTGTAGTCAGCAAGTCGGGTAAACAGACTTATGGGTTGGATAGATTCTTCTCTAGCCTAGTAAACAAACCTATATCAGGGCTATCTTTCTTTGTCTTGTCGTTAGTAAGTGTTGAGCAAAGACAGTCATTTCCGATTCAAATAGAACAAGTAATCAAGAGTAATACTAAAACAAATATTCAGTTGTCAAGCGAAAAAATAAAAACCAAAGAAAAACGTGGACGTGGACGACCAAAAGGGAGTAAAAACAAAAATAAAACCGAAGTGATATTCACATCTGAACTATTGCTAATTAAAAAGATGATTAATTCACTATTCAAGTTAGTAGCTAATTTTATTCCCCTAACATACTTGGTAGTAGATGGTCATTTTGGTAACAACAACGCTTTACAGATGGCACGACAAGTGAACTTGCACATAATTTCCAAGTTGCGCCACGATTCAGCATTATATATCCCTTATGAAAATCCTGACTATCATAAACGCTCTCGTCGTAAATACGGTGACAAACTAGACTATAGTAATATACCTGACAAATATTTATCTAAAAGTAGCATTGAGGATGAGATTCAAAGTGATATTTATCAAGCCACTCTCCTTCACAAAGAATTTGCCCAAGCTCTAAATGTAGTGATTTTAGTCAAAACCAATCTTAAGACTAATGTTCGTAGCCATGTAGTTCTATTCTCCAGTGACCTGGAATTATCATTTGAAAAAATAATTGATTATTACAAACTCCGCTTTCAAATCGAGTTTAACTTCCGTGATGCAAAGCAGTTTTGGGGGTTGGAAGATTTTATGAATCTGAGGCAAACTGCGGTAACTAACGCTGCTAATTTCGCATTTTTTATGGTTAATTTATCTCATCATCTTCTCGCTGATTTTCGCCTCATTAATCCCGGCTCCGGCATTATTGACCTTAAGGCTCATTATCGTGGCTTTCGATATATCCATGAAATTTTAAAAATGCTTCCAGAAATCCCTGAGCCTATTTTATTAAACCAGATTTTTGCCAAGCTTACTTCTTTAGGACGCATTCATCCCGTTTCTACGGGCGTTGAACCCTCGTAATTTGGCAGAGGTATTGAGAATATAATAAAGTTGACATTTTTTTGAATGCTCCTATACACCTATTTGAGTCGAGCTAATGGTTTACTCATGGCTGCTCGTCCTGAATCAGACGAGCGATGTCGTAACCGCCCGACGGATGCAATCGCAATATAAATCATCCGATACATCGACATTGCAATGTTTTGAACATCTTGAATAATTTTCCCTTGAGGTAGACTGGGCTTGTGTTTATCTTGGAGGAGGGCCGTTTGTTTGACAAAGGGATGAATAGCAGTAGGAATCTTCCCAGTTCGGTGAAGATAGAATTTCGGCATGATGATTAACCGAGTCAGAATTTAACTAAAATACAGAGAAGTTATGCACGCCAGAGATAGCGATGAAAAGTTAGTGCCATACCTCGTTGAAAATATTTCTCTTTATCAAAGTAAAAGAAATACCTGAATACTCACAAAGTAATTACTGTAAGACTTACACAAATAAAGGCTTCGTCATTGCGACCATAGGGAAGCAATGACGAAAATAAGTTAGTTTTGCGTAAGTCCTGTACTAATTGAAATTTAATATTAAAGCTTCGGATACCTCGGCTACGCTCGGTACAAGTTCTTTCAGCTTTAACGTTGAGCAAAGTTGAGACATTAATTACTTATTTCGTGGAAAGCCGCCACTTGTAGCGTTTTTATGTGCAGTGCTTTCAAAATATCAAACCTAGCGATCGCCATGTAATAAACCATCCGTGCCTCGCAGATGTACAAAATTTACAAGTCAACTTCGGCGGGCATTCTGACTCACAAGGTAAACCTTGATTACAGCTGCGGGACAATGCCGGATTCGCACCGGACTTTCCCCCTTACCTCTAGTGGCTGACCCCCACTAGAACCGAGTTGCTATTGAGAAAATAGTACCACAGCAATGATGCTGAAATTCAGCAGCTACTTAAAACGTAAAGTAATCCCCACCGTACCAAAATCAGCAAAAGCTAGGACGATCGCATAATTAAGAATGAAAGCTAATCACCAGACATACCCAAATACTAAAAGAAGTCTTGGTTATAGCAACCAAGACTAAAGAGCGAATTTATTCAATTGAACACGCTTACACAATTGCTTATCCCAAATTACTGAAGAAAGTCCCCCAAATGGTTCCTGTTACTCCCACAGCAATTAAAAGGTTAGTGAAAAACTTGCCTAATTCAGTTGATTCTCCCAGTACTTTATCATCTTGACCTGCACTGAAAAATAATGACCAGGCTTGGTTAACGTTAATTGTTTCAAAGTTGTTGAAATCGGGTCTAAAAACAACGGGGCCAATTAAATCTTTTTTAGGGAAATCAAAATCAGTTTTCATAGCAATCCTCTGGTAATTTTTTATCGGTTAATTGAGTGAAATTCTTAAATATTCAGATTTAGTTATAGGTTTGTCAGCCATCCAATCAAGCCGTGTCCTGTGACAACTTCTACAGCTATGAGTGAGACAAAACCAATCATCGCCAAACGTCCATTGAGTTTCTCGGCGTACTCGGTAAAACCTGCTCTTGGGGTTTTATCTACATAAACCTTTGGTTCAATTGCAAAGTTGTTGAGTTGACCGAGTTCGTTCATGGTAAAGCCTTTGCTTGTCATGTCTTTTTTCCTTTACTTGCTTATGTAACTAAATATAACAATATGTAAATATTTTTTGCAAGCGCTTGACACGAATAAAAATGACGGTTATCCGTACTAAAAGAAATCGAAGATACCGTAACTTTCGCGTAGCGTCTCCGTTGTGGGAGAATCGCCTCTGACAATTTAAAGAACATGATTAGTAGGACTTTGGTCAGGTTTTTTAACCAATCCGATGTAGCGAGAGGGCTGTATACCTTGTAAATGTGTTGCTTCTATGACCGCAAGTTGATTATTAGTAATACGCTCAATAAACTCAAGGCTGCACTAATGATAAACATAAACGTATATCCCGTAGCACTGGCGATCGCACCACTCAAAACTGAAGCAGCAATTCCGCCAATGTATACTACTGACACCTGAAATGTATAATCAGTAGCGGCTGTTGCAGGTTCGCATTTATCCATCATGGCACTTAGTAATGCAGTATATGCCATACTTTGGGCTGCATTGACTGTGATACTAACAGCATACAACACAGGTAAACTACTGATACCAATTGCAGGTATGATATACAAAAGTGTCACCATGCTTGCAGCAAAGCCAAATAGAGCTAGAGAACGTAATCTTCCCCAGTGGGTAATCAAAACTCCTGCAATTAAAGCACTAACAATACGGACACTGTAACTGACAATACCCAACATTAAGCCAATATCTGAGAGCGACAAACCTCTATCAACAAAAAGTGGACGGAGCATTGTACCTGACATCATTTCGCCTCCCATATATAGCAATACTACGAAAAGCCACGGTAATGCTTTGGGACGCGAGAGAAAGTTGATAAAAGGTTGAAAATAAGATTTAAAAAATTTTGATTTCTGAGATTTATTACTAATTTTTTCTTTATATAATATTACTGGAATTAAAGTCAGAAAAATTACAACTGACATGATTATCAAGCTATACCGCCAGCCGATTCTATCTAGTAAAATCAGCGCTCCACCTCCACCAATAATAGCGCCAAAAACATTTCCCCCAGCTTGAATAGCGTTTCCTAGTCCTCTTTCTCGCGGTTCGAGTAAATTTACTGCTAACGCATCAGTTGCAATGTCTTGGCTGGCGGAGAATAAAAAAGCGAGAAACATACAAAAAACTAAGATATTGAAATTCTCTTGAATATCAATAAATCCACATCCAAATGTTACAAGTGCTAACAAAACTTGAAAACAGATAATCCAACCGCGATAACGTCCTAACCTTGGCAAATGGTAGCGGTCAATAAAAGGCGACCACAGAAATTTTAAGGCTGAGGGAAGAATGAGAAAACTTAACAACCCGATAGCATCCAGCGACATATTTTGTTGTCGCATAAAAACAGGTACGGTTTGGATAAAAAAGGTTGTCGGAATGAATTGAGTAGTATAAAGTGTGGCGAGTAAAATTAATTTAGTAAGCATAGCAATATGCAGAGGATAACAAATCAAACAAAAATAGCGACATAAAAAATAATCTTTCCCATCGCTACAACAATTAAATTAGAAATTAGCTTTAACTTGCACGCCATAGGTCACGGGATCGCCAAATCCTGCGGTTCCATCTGGTACTGGGAATAAGTATCCAGAGGTAATATAACGAGTATCAAACAAGTTATTTGCATAGAGGTAAATGCCATATTTCTCAGCTTCGTAACCGATGCGGGCATTAACTAAGGCATAAGGTTCTTGCTTGATTTGGTTCGCATCATCAAAATAAGTAATCCCATAACCACGCAATTCTGCACGAGCAAATAAGCCGGACTGACTGCGATATTGAGCAGCTAAATTGTAAGTAAATTGTGGAGAAAGGGGAACTTGATTATTGCTTAAGTCTACACCTGTATCGGAATTTAGGTAGTTTTTGTATATACTATCTACATAACCAACTGATGCAGTTAAATCGAATCCTTTAGCTGGTTTTGCTTTCAGTTCCAATTCTACTCCTGTAGCTTCCAGGTCAACGTTGTTAACTCTGCCAAAAAAACCACTCTCGTCATATTGCAAAACTTGATAATTATTTACGTCATTGTGAAAGACTGATAGGTTAGCAATTAAACGATTATCAA encodes the following:
- a CDS encoding TonB-dependent receptor plug domain-containing protein, giving the protein MRTQFIARWETQLIVSSLTITAGMLWNSSSIIATEVLQISEFPQEEGSAKDLQPVAEVISQNTTETEPDIELTVIDKLLNEPVFSPFRREGTVKDSTRPVYVITGEEMEAQGARTVKEALRFLPGILGDGTVGTEVNALSGQFIRGSNTGQVLILLDGRPINNLDGGGFDLSEFTTNNIERVEVLPGGGSTLYGSDAIGGVINIVTRRPTEQITTETKVNFGSYGLNQQSIQNGGKSGDISWVVGYNRTQAQNNYRFRIPEANFEGTRTNNDALFNNFNVKLEANLGKRNTLTFSTLYLGKEQGVPGGVPIPVPQFGQGFFNSLTENNRKYTDQVLTDLTWNSKLGSSDDSLLTARVYADFLNTRFDNRSGAITSQNRFDTKQDSYGIQVTHNWNIAKNQTLVYGFDYRNTNVRNTTFNYGTNITRENYDDAIGQGAIFGRYEINFSPNFSMNLGVRQDFSSLVNGSFTSPSVGAKFALSDATTLRANYIRNFRAPTIANLFNTNPTNIGNPDLKPEQGDSFDVGIDQKLGNIGLLRLTFFRNRVSDTIAFTRLIPPVNGNTGTWENIGLVETTGIEASLNLQIVRNVYAFVNYTVNDPRILASANPAEVDKELRFAGADKLNLGVSYENPQGWYLGVLMNSLNGYPTNNINTEFLSGYTTFDLKMRMPISDSLILIGSLDNLFDQRYQLFPGYPDGGRVFQVGLSSRF
- a CDS encoding DUF1636 family protein, which translates into the protein MNKKQHTLFVCTTCASVWQNGKRVDESGGRQLLQQLQALAQTWELQHKFSIQGVECMSACNHACAFAEGVGAAIAFTGEEKLTYLFGNLAVDDSPSAILQCATQYYVNPDGLLPWSERPERLKTGILAKIPPLNKWAKLTVDCC
- a CDS encoding class I SAM-dependent methyltransferase; amino-acid sequence: MQKPKLINIPKSTRYQNAAIDYYMGLTNSSYLHYGYWEPLPTVGEELTLTRLRAAQEAYAAKLFSFIPEGIKTVLDVGCGIGGNAVYLRDRGFIVEGLAPDTLQQEKFIKNTNFQVAFYLTRFEDFHTSNSYDLVLLSESSQYIAVDDLAEGAARLLHSGGYLLLADMMRSHAEYQKGIFSNCHVAGELQAALLKAGFELIKTEDISTHIAPTIDLCVEKFGTFGLTTIKYIADLVAIAVPPLYTLGRWAFKRWLEKPIAEGLAARTIFENHLCYSVQLWQLSKGV
- a CDS encoding ubiquinol-cytochrome c reductase iron-sulfur subunit, whose product is MKRRDFITCFGLGYLASSLPEKVVAYAPETTAISSTSGDWQPVGTVAELDKTGQLLNENSSVGSVLVIGTSKSKNLVAVNPTCTHMGCTLEWLAEEKIFLCPCHASEFAANGNVQMGPATKPLSNYETKIEGNLVIVKRNS
- the cobW gene encoding cobalamin biosynthesis protein CobW; the protein is MQKIPVTVITGFLGAGKTTLIRHLLQNNEGRRIAVLVNEFGEIGIDGELLRDCQVCDDEEDSNSNIVELTNGCLCCTVQEEFLPAMQELLKRRASLDCMLIETSGLALPKPLVQAFRWPEIRTGATVDSVITVVDCEALATNQYVGDLAAVLAQRQADSSLEHETPIEELFEDQLACADLVLLTKSDRVDEETQVRVQDWLKQNLSPGVKIIPCQDGKISGDLLLGFNAAVEDNLDSRPSHHDTEEDHEHDEGINAVQLLLDQAFEPTVLVKRLQTLVQQQEIYRIKGFVVVPNKAMRLVLQGVGNRFDYFYDRLWKPDELRQTRLVFIGQELNQVRIESLVLGEEVSATIQ
- a CDS encoding methyltransferase domain-containing protein, giving the protein MDSVIGFLLILVIGIAAYFLTARKYESSATVANSYDQWTLDGILEFYWGEHIHLGHYGSPPRRKDFLTAKSDFVHEMVKWGGLEKLPPGTTVLDVGCGIGGSSRILARDYGFAVTGITISPIQVNRAQELTPLGLNAQFAVDDAMALSFPDASFDVVWSIEAGPHMPDKTVFARELMRVLKPGGVLVVADWNQRDDRQKPLNFWEKPVMRQLLEQWSHPAFSSIEGFSELLAETELVEGEVITADWTQETLPSWFDSIWQGIARPQGLVRFGLSGFVKSVREVPTLLLMRLAFGAGLCRFGMFRAVRANSHTELMDRNFANQNPSSLVR